Part of the Cyprinus carpio isolate SPL01 chromosome A1, ASM1834038v1, whole genome shotgun sequence genome is shown below.
aTAAGCTGTAGCCAGAGACTGAACTCTTCACAAGTCTGTTCTGTTTGTGAATCACTTTGTATCAACAGAGCTGGCTttccattcattgttattaataatatgaagtgcattaaacattgcattacTGGGGTTTGTGAAGGGAGGGACTGCAGGGAGTTTGGCAGTTTAATGAAAAgccaataattaattaaatcataaaaaaaatcaatcaaaataaaacacgtactaaaaaagacatattttatttgtttgctgcGTATCGTGTGACCATAGCCGGCATCAGAGAACCGTGAGCATGCAAATCTgatactttattattaaaatatttattaaatatattaggtgaaagaggaccagatgacaaaaagtttgtgaatttgtgcatattttaatgtgtttgaaagacagaAGCCTTCTAAAGGCATAGAAACACATGGTTAAATAACCAACTGAgggaaaattcaaataaaaatgaatgtgttcatcaaCAGTTGAtacaatgttgaaacacttcttaaacctgaaatgattattttttttaatccagtggtcaaatgctatAAAACTGAAAGATTTCTGAGTGTACATAAgcagtaggctattttagaaaggaaaatctaaaaataattagtgagattcaataaattatgaataatttgttgctattatgtaaataatatgtaatcatgtaatccatacaaaagtaactgtagtctgattatgagtattttaaaatgtaatctaattacttAATTTTAGGAATCTGACTGATACGCATGTAATCTTTGTATATCAAGTTAAAAGACTAGTTAATACCACTTATTCCTTATCACTTATTAAAGATGCAAaggtattacattttttttttgtgattatattGACCAAAGTTATTACAGCATTgtgctggaaatgttcaaaaagCACCGACACATGAatcgttttatatttaaaatcagcaGACGACGAATAAAATAACTCTTCGTTTGCATAAACGCCAAAGCAGTAACATTACAATGATGTCCGGATTTTAAACGACGACATGACCGACAGCAGTTCACGTATGAAATGTTCAAAGAAAGCTTTGAAGACGTTTCCTAAAACGgcaaacctcacatttcagcctttaattaaaaataaacaaaagggtTGAGTTATGAAATGAAAAGTCAACATTTAATGTCAGACCAGTAATTGTTTCATCACTtccgcctgtgtgtgtgtttagctacAAGATGAAGATGGCCGTGAAGATGAGAGCGGAGTACAAGCCCGTGTTGCACATGCCTGTGCTGAAAGAGGGCCGAGAGCGAGGGCCGCTCCACGCGTCTGACCCGTACGGTCAGCTGGGATACCCACTGCCTGGTGCGCTGCTTCACACAAAAcaaagttgttttttattgtattaacgtCGCTTTAGTGACTAAACAAAAAGTTTGTTAGTGAAATATCAACATTGACGTCTCCGTTTGCTGTAATTCTTGATTTATTCAGATGCTAGTCCGGATTACTTGGTGACTGGAACTCATCCGTATCCATCTGCTCCGGGTAAGAGCATTTAAATCAATTACACAGAGCTGTGTTTTCTTCAGAGGTCTAATGTTTCTGCTAATGTTTTCAGGAGTGGCCCTCACTGCAGAGACACAGATGCAGAAGATGCCGAGTGAAGCAGGTGTCCACTCCATGGCTCTGGCCCTTCCTCCTGCTCAAGCAAGGTGATAATCTGCTGCatttaggccttttttttttaatatgctgatgaAATTGCGATTTGAAAGTAATAGGACGCTTCAGgattgctgtgcttgtttgtatggCCCAAGTGCATGTTATAATGCAGAGGTGAGCTTTTACTGTGAACCTCTGAGAGCTGAAAAAAAACACGGGCTCACGAGCTGCTCGCGTTTAAAAGAACACAGTTGCTCTACACCCAGTGCATACATTTAACCGAATCGTTTAATTAAACCTTTACACTGAGCCAGAGCTTGATTTGGTCTcagtgaaaaatgtaaacaagatACTATGTACAGCTCTAAACTGACAAACAGCGTAACATTCTAAAAACGTTTAATGTGAAAacattaaagtgcatttaaaacgGTGATATTAAAAGATCAGATTCGGTATTCTTTATACAGGTGAGCTTGGAATATTAATGTAATGCTCTTAAATTGTTCAGTGttttctttagaatttttttttttttttatgagaaaacattcagtgttaaactttgcacattgtgtttatattctgggttcatctgaGTGCTTGTACAAATTCTGCATCATGAGTGATGTGTGTGCTGAATTTGGcctttaaatatcactgtcttactACATTACTGCTTAATGCAGACCTCATGAAGACCACTGGTGGTCAGTGCAGGAAAGCCTTGTTTTGCCTTGCATGTGGGCGTCCTTTaaagcctgtttcacacatactccgtctgcggTGCGTAAAGTGGCAGCACATTGTTTGCgctaaaaatgaacatggattgacacggaaatgcagtaatttcacaataaattgatacaattaaagcctactgtgtttcacagtcaacacgtggctttttggctatttttaaaacaagaaaaagggcacttttagataaacaaggcaacaatatatgcacttttatggaggcagaaaaacaaagttcattaagacccgtgcgattgcttgtaattaagatttaaatgcaaaaggcacgagagtcgactgtttctgtcagcggtgagttttaattttaaatgtttgtgatagccTAACAAGAAAAGTGGGCacattattgtgtttaaatgtgttgccgCCTGCTTGAGaaacttattatacaaacctagaagtcataTGCATGAATAATACcttgtttatatttgatttaaactaatgtctatgaaagattgttactgtacCGTGATAGAGTATCacaatgctgaattttttttttttacatgattttaaatcaaaataatggacaaatgttgtgtttgtggactaaacagccgcggatcagcgaaagcacaatgagtccgtgctgcttctgcaccacacacgtaacacacacggactgcacaggcactgcagacggagtatgtgtgaaacaggcgtgagagCGTGACgtgaaaactatttttattatatagtgttcctgtggctcagtggtagagcattgcattagcagcgcaaaaggttgtgggttcgattcccagggaatacatacaaaataaaaaatgcactgtatgcactgtaagtcgctctggataaaagcttctgataaatgcataaattattaaatttgtttttttttaattgcaatacatTTTGGACCATGTTCTACTTGTATCTAGTGCTGTTCACGTGTGATTGGATCATTCTGAGACTGATGTGAATTAGATATTGAGATGTGGGTGTCTTTGCTCTGTAGGCAGGAAGCCAGTCGAACTGCAGCCAGTGTGGCAGAAATCCACAGACACGCAGGAGCCGCAGAGAGATCTCATCCCCCGCAACACGCTCTGGTGCACACTCATGTTCTCTTTTTAAATATCACGcttggttgtgtcaaagcagcttcacagtgtcAGGAAAACAGTTTGTCAGCAATTCTATAAAAGTGTAAATATAAACTCTAAATATTTCTAGTTAGCTTTGTTTTGATTGAAGTGTATTTCAGTAGGCTGCCTTAAGCGCTTCTGTTGATTTTGTGCTTGAGTGTGTAGATGGTTGCACAGTTTCTCAGAGACGAGCTTCATTAGTTCATCAgtttgttcttgtttgttttgcaGTCTCTCATGGAGGGAGGCACAAAGAGTTCCGGACTGCTGCCACGGAAGGCTCCTACTATGCCTAAACCTCAGTGGCATCCTCCGTGGAAACTGTACCGAGTGAGTGACAGTCACTTAGTCTTTCTCCGGcatgtctgtttttattaatcCTGAGTGCTTGCGAATCGAAGCTTTGTCAGTGCGCTTCATGTTTGAAAAGCGTGAGTGATGGGCATCATGAGTGTTTATAATGATGGTGTTGTGTCTCTCAGGTCATCAGTGGTCATCTGGGCTGGGTCAGATCTATAGCGGTGGAGCCTGGAAACCAGTGGTTTGTGACTGGATCAGCAGACAGGACTATAAAGGTGATCTATGCGACTTCGAATTAATccaaataaagacaaaatgatGATATGGCTTTGTGAgattatcatataatatatataattaaaccaCAGCCTTTGTGATATGATCACACAAAGCCAtatcagtaagtgtgtgtgtgtgtgtgtgtgtgtaaatgctgctccacacaaactcatcCTTGCATCTGTTCCGAGTCTCTTACAGCATGTATTTCTGAATGCAAGCTTGTGAAGAAAAGCACTAATGAACCTGCTGTCGTCAACAATAGATGAGCTCTGGGCTCTCTCAAAATAAAAGattgatgttaaataaatgacattagacattattataatttttttaattgtaatgcaaaaaatattattattaatatttgtcattttagtgctgtcaaacgattaatcgcatccaaaatacggttttgtttatataatgtgtgtgtactgtgtgtatttataaatacacaaacatgcatgtttaagaaaaatgttgtttatatacaaaatacttgtgtgtatatatatatatatatatatatgtatgtatatgtaaatattgaaaaaaatatatgcatgtatgtttgtgtatttacagacacaaatatacacagtacatatattatgtaaacaaaaacttttactttggatgtgattcatcgcgattaatcattttacagcactaaattgaatataaatcaatttatttgtatgggtcaaaatgatagatttttctttaatgccaaaaatcattaggatatttagtaaagattatgttccatgaagatatttttttaattctctaccaataaatatgtaaaaacttaatttttgattagtaatatgcattgctaagaacttaatttgaacaactttaaagatgattttctcaatatttagattttttttgctccctcagattccagattttcaaatagttgtatctcagacaaatattgtcctcctgacaaaccatacatcaatggagagattgaTTGTTTTGAATCACAATAGCAGTTTTTATCATTGAAATCCCAGTGTCATGTTTCCCCCAGCATCATGCAGCCCAGAGATAATTCTAAACCTGTGTAGAATATTATGCATCATGAATAGCGTTTGTGCTGTGATGTCAGATCTGGGATCTCGCCAGCGGGAAGCTGAAGCTGTCTCTGACGGGTCACATCAGCACGGTGCGAGGGGTGGCGGTCAGCACACGCAGCCCTTACCTCTTCTCCTGCGGCGAGGACAAGCAGGTTAAATGCTGGGATCTAGAGTACAACAAGGTACAGCCTTTAAATACGAACACAAACCGTGTGCGTTCAGTCTGAGCTGTACTTACAGGAGATTTCTGTATCGTCCACAGGTTATAAGGCACTATCACGGCCACCTGAGCGCCGTCTACGACCTTGACCTCCATCCTACCATCGATGTGCTGGTGACCTGCAGCCGAGATGCCACCGCCAGAGTAAGACATCACGAGTCCACACATGTTTTTATTTGCTGGTGATTGATTATGAACCtcgtatgttgtgtgtgtgtgtgtgtgtgtgtgtgtggtaggttTGGGACATCAGGTCCAAGGCAAATGTCCACACTCTTTCTGGACACACCAACACAGTGGCTACCGTCAAATGTCAAAGTGCCGAGCCACAGGTGGTTACAGGTATACATCcgtcttatattttatatttctgaacGGATTTCTTTTTCTGTTATGCTCATGTTTGATGTGCTTTATTTTCCTCCTTCAGGAAGTCATGACACCACCATCAGACTCTGGGATCTGGTCGCTGGCAAGACTAGAGCCACACTGACCAATCACAAGAAGTCTGTCAGAGCGCTGGTGCTCCATCCCAGACAGTACGTTCCTTGTGTCACATGATTTtgagttaacaaaaaaaatacttctgtAAGAAGCACGATTAACTAATACAGTAGTAAACCTGTAAACAGAGTAGAAACAGAATAAAGTCATTTCAGTTTGTGCCTAGGGTTGGAAGAAGGTGGAACATTTCCAGttcattttggaaactttccaggatttctTGGAATGTTCTGGGAATTTTGTGGAACGTTTCCGGAAGTTTTTTGCGACCCTATTTGTGCCACATTCTGTTTCCTTTTGACACTGCAGTTTTTGGACTCTGTGTTCAGTAAAAAACAGGTTATTGAAATTGTTAAACAATGCTCGGCAGATGTTTTCGGTGTGAAGCAAGCAGACGCAATCtgttaattatattcattaatgGTTATAATCTAGTTTATTGATTAGTTGTTTCAGTATTTAAATACTACTCTAGTATTGGCTTTTTACaatatcaattatatttttaggttttagtcatttgtgcctttgtctttttttatgtattgctttaatttagttttatttattcaaattagagTTACTTCAGTTAGCTACCTGatagtatgtaatttttttttatttatttatttatttatttttttcagtttcgtGCAATCTagttaaactgagaaaaaatt
Proteins encoded:
- the plrg1 gene encoding pleiotropic regulator 1 — encoded protein: MTEDVQKHSVHTLVFRSLKRTHDMFVSDHAKAVALDDQSYKMKMAVKMRAEYKPVLHMPVLKEGRERGPLHASDPYGQLGYPLPDASPDYLVTGTHPYPSAPGVALTAETQMQKMPSEAGVHSMALALPPAQARQEASRTAASVAEIHRHAGAAERSHPPQHALSLMEGGTKSSGLLPRKAPTMPKPQWHPPWKLYRVISGHLGWVRSIAVEPGNQWFVTGSADRTIKIWDLASGKLKLSLTGHISTVRGVAVSTRSPYLFSCGEDKQVKCWDLEYNKVIRHYHGHLSAVYDLDLHPTIDVLVTCSRDATARVWDIRSKANVHTLSGHTNTVATVKCQSAEPQVVTGSHDTTIRLWDLVAGKTRATLTNHKKSVRALVLHPRQYTFASGSPDNIKQWKCPDGNFIQNLSGHNAIINTLAVNSDGVLVSGADNGTIHMWDWRTGYNFQRIHAAVQPGSLDSESGIFACVFDQSESRLITAEADKTIKVYKEDDTATEESHPVNWKPEILKRKRF